Genomic segment of Caldalkalibacillus uzonensis:
AAGTCTGGACACTCCTTTCCTCCCCACCTATGAATTCATAGCCTCTCATCTTAAACTGGGTTAACTTGCCCAGGCGTTTGTTCATCATGGCCTGCCGCATTTCAGGCAGTTCAGTAATATGCCCCGTCTCACTGTGTTCATTGGAATTGGCCGGGTGAACACCACCCCGCTGTCCAGGAATGGCCCGGGGCGAGATTCCGTCTTCAGTCAGGCGGTAACGTTTGAAATGAAACTCACCCAGCGCTTCCAATTCTGCCTCGCTCAACAATTTGCCCCTGTCAATCGGCTCAAAGTGTTCGGCTCTGAAATCCGGACAGGTTTGTTTGTTGAGGGACAAAACCAGATCTAAAGCAACGATCACCGGACACTGGTAGCGTTCAGCCAAATTAAAGGCGAGAGAAGCCATGGTCAGGCATTCTTCCACTGTACTGGGAGCCAGGACAATGCGCGGAATATCCCCGTGCCCCGCATAAAGCATGGTATTCAGGTCACCCTGTTCATATTTGGTCGGCAATCCTGTTCCCGGGCCTCCCCGCTGGGAGTTAACAATGACAACTGGTGTCTCTGATATGCCAGCCAGGCCGATAGCTTCAGTTTTCAGGGAAAAGCCAGGTCCTGAAGTACTGGTTAAGGCCCGCACACCGGCATATCCGGCACCTATGGCCATCAAAATTCCAGCCAGTTCATCTTCGGCCTGAACCGCCACGCCGCCCACTTTGGGCAAATGGCTTTTCATATACTCCATTATTTCTGAAGCCGGTGTGATGGGATAGGCGGAGAGAAAGCGACATCCGGCAGCAATGGCACCAAAAGCAAAAGCTTCGTTTCCTGAAAGCAGGGCCTGATCTTGGGACTGGACCGGGGCAAGTTGAAAGGGGCTAAGTCCCAATTGCTGCACGTGTTCATAGCCCGCTTTCAAGGCGCTAATATTCAAGTCTACCAACGCCTGCCCTTTGCGCAAAAACTTCTTCTCCACCAAAGGTTTAAAAAGCTCATAGTGCAGGCCCATCAAGTAAGCAGCGGCACCCAGGGCAACCATGTTGCGAATAATTTTGTTACCCAGCTCCTCAGCCAGGCGCGTAAAGTTAACATAAAGCACAGTGCAACCGTCTGCCTCTGCCACCTTCTCCTCTTGGTTGGTTGCCATTAAAACGTAACCACCAGCTGACATAGCGGAGATATTATGCTCGTATGATTCCTGGTCCAAGGCGACTAATATGTCTGTTGTATCACCCCAATAATATACTTTGTCACAGCTGGCCCTAATGTGATAATAGGTATGTCCTCCTTTTATTCTGGATGCAAAATGCTTGTAGGAGGCGATTTGATAGCCCTGTTGCATGAGTGTAACCGCCAAAACTTCTCCCGTGCTGTCAATCCCTTCCCCTTGCTGTCCACCAATCTTGAAAGTGATTTCAGTTTTCATCCTGCCTTCCCCTTCCTTTGTTTGATTTGAACTGACAACTGTATTAGTTTTCACTACAGAACAAGTAGTACAGATTGCCCATTAATTCCGGTTCTGTGCTGTTTGATTATGATTATACCAAAGATCGATTATATTGAAAAATAAAACTGTATTAAATAATTTTAATCTTTGTACTAATACAGTTGGCATTTTGCTCTCCTGTCCTATAACACACCTTATCTGGTAATAGACTCTCATCGGGCGAAATAATCAAGGTCTTAATCAGCATAACAAGCCACCCCGTGACGGGAGTGGCTTTTGTTATTCACGCTTGCCCCAACAACTATTAATAACGCTGTTTTGGGACTACGCCGATGTAAGCTTTTTAGGTTCTTTCTCCGGGCTGTGTATATTTGTACTTACAGCAACCAAAAATACGCTGGTAATGACCATCAGCATTCCTATCATCTGCTTCCAGGTAATTGTTGAACCGTAAAGTGCAACTGCAATCCATGATGCATTAATGGGTACCAGATTCATAAACATGCTCGCTTGACTTGCCCCTATGTCATGTACTCCTTTATTCCAGAGAAAAAAGGCTGCAACCGTGGCAAATATAATCATATACATCATTTCCAGCCAAGCCTGAACGGACATCAGCGGAACACTTTTCCATCCACCTTCAAACACCGACCATATGAACAAGCCGACAGAGCCCACGATGGTGGTAAAAGTCGTTGTTAATAAGGGCGGGGTACCCCTCATCACCACTTTTCCAATCAAACCATGGACAACCCAGCTTACCAAAGCCATGATAAACAGCAGATCACCAACATTGAACGAAAGGGAGAGCAACGTGCGCTGTGAACCTTGTGTCACCACCAGAAGGACCCCTGTCAACGATAACAGTAGCCCTATACCCAGACGCAGATGCCATGGTTCTTTTAAAAACAGGACTGCACCCAAGGTCATAAACACAGGGGTGGTAGCCATAATCAACGAACCATTAATAGCAGATGTATAGTTTAGTGCAAAAAAGAAAAATGTATTGTAAGCAAAAATACCGGTAAGGGCCATGAGCAACAACCCTGCCCATCGCTGTTTAATCTCTTTGAAGTTCCATTCTGATCTGTACAAACTGATGAATAACAAAATAAGCCCTGCTGTACCGAAACGGATGGCAGCCGCTGTAATGGGAGGAATTTCGGTAATCACGTGTTGAGCAGCTGGAAAAGTGCCTCCCCAAAACAGAGGTACGAATAGCATTAAGAGATAAATTTTCCAGTAAGATTGAGTCTCCGTTTTCAAGTGATCAACTCCCTTTTATCTTCTACCCAAAATGAGACAAGTCCCAAGGTCAGGACGAAACCAAGCGGTACACTTCATTCATCGGCCGGAGCCAATTTTGTCTCATGGCCAAGGCAGCCTTCTCCTTATCTCTTTCCTCTAGCGCACCGATTATCAGTTCGTGCTCTTTTATCGAGCTTGAGGTTGAGGCTGACGGTTGTTTTAAAAAAATATATTTAAAGCGTCGGCTGTGCAACTGCAGGATAGCTATGAAATCGGAGATATAAGGATTATCTGCTGTATCTACAATGAGGTGATGAAAGGCCTCGTCTATTTCCATCGCTTGATATGGCTGCCCACTGTGAATAGCCTGTTCGTACAATTTATTTAAGTCCTTTAATTCTTCAATCTGCTTTTCTTGGATCACATTAACGGCTTCCTCTGCAGCTAAAGCTTGAAGGGTTGCCAAAGGGGGATAAATTTTAAGAACATCTTCTTTCGATACTTCTGTAACCTTTGTTTCCCGTCCTCTGTGCATCTTGACAAATCCCTGAGCTTCTAGGAGCTGTAGTGCTTCCCTGACTGGAGTGCGGCTGATTCCTAAAGCCTCAGCTATTTCTGCATCATACAGTTTCTCTCCAGGTTCGAGTGTTCCGTCGATGATCCAGCGCTGCAATTGATTAAATGCTTTCTCCTTGGCTGTCATCTGAATTGGGGAGCGATAATCTTTAGGAATGGGCATATTACACACCTCATTAATTCTGATTTATCAGAAATATATCGCATATGAATACAAATGTCAATCATAAGTATGGTAAACTTTTTTCCACTAAATGAATGAAGCCGTTGACCTCACAAGAGTCAACGGCCTCAGTGTCCTACACACATTCCTCTAATACATTTAACATGTGATCTATTTCTGCTGTTGATGTGGTTAACGGCGGCAAAATCCGTACCACATCCGGCCCGGCCAAAAGCAGTAGGACCTTTTTGTCGCGGGCAGCATCCACCACAGCCTTGGCTTGTCCTTCTGCCACTAAAATTCCTTGCAACAGCCCTTTGCCCCGTACTTCTTTAATCGCTGGCTTCGATTTGGCCAACACCGTTAAACCGTCACTTAAATACTGTGCCAACTCCTGTACACCGGGCAAGAAAGAAGGCTTGAGCATTTCGGTCAACGTGGCAAGCCCTGCACTGGCAGCCAATGGATTGCCCCCAAAAGTGCTGCCGTGGCTTCCCGGAGTAAAAGCTTGGGCCACATGGGCTTTGGCCAACAAAGCACCAATGGGAAAACCGGAGCCCAGCCCTTTAGCCAGCGTAATCACGTCCGGCTCAATCCCGTATTGTTCATAGGCAAACAAAGTGCCGGTGCGCCCCATGCCGGTCTGCACTTCATCCACCATGAACAACAACTGGTGTTCCTGACACAAATGCGCTAAGGCCTGAACCCATTCCGGATTGGCCGGAACAACGCCTCCTTCCCCTTGCACCAGTTCCAGCAGGACGGCACAGGTGTGCTCACCAGCCACTTCTTCCAGGGCATTAAGATCATTGTAAGGAAGATAACGAAACCCCGCTGGCAGGGGATCAAAGTCCTGTTGGACCTTCTCCTGGCCTGTTGCTGTTAAGGTGGCCAATGTACGTCCATGAAACGATTGTTTGAAGGTCACAATCTCGTATTTTTCAGTCTTCTTGACCTGTTTTGCATACTTGCGTGCCAGCTTAATAGCCGCCTCGTTTGCCTCTGCTCCGCTGTTGCAGAAAAAAACCTGGTCCGCACAACTGTAATCCGCCAAAGCTTGGGCCAGTTGTTCTTGCACGGGAATATGATATAAATTGGAACAATGCCACAACATGTCCAATTGATTTTGTACCGCCTCTTTGATCACTGGCGGAACATGGCCCAAATTACAAACTGCTAAACCGGAAGTAAAGTCCAAATAGCGCTCCCCTTGCTCATCCCACACATAGGAGCCTTCTCCCCTGACAATGCTAAGTGGAAAGCGCTGATAAACCTGCATCAAGGGCCTTTGCACGTCCCGCTGCCCCGACTGAGCTGAATCATGGGCTGTATTTGCTGGCTTAACCATGGACCACTGCTCCTTCCATCACAATTTTGGTTCCCACGGACTGACCCTGGCAAAAATCTAGCAAAGCACGCTCATCTTTGCCGTTCAGTATCACCACTTCCGGAACGTGTTGGGAGAGGGCAGAGAGAGCTGCTTGGACCTTGGGCACCATCCCACCGGTGATCACCTGCTCCTCGATCAGTTGTTCAAGCTGTGCTTTTGTCGCCGTTTCTAGGACGTGGCTGCCTTCTCCCTCTCCAACATAAATCCCCGGGATATCGCTGACAAAGCACAAAGCCGCCTTCAGTGTTGCGGCCACCGCCGCCGCAGCTATGTCCGCATTAACATTGTAATGCTGGCCCTGTTGATCGATGCTGATCGGTGAAATGACAGGAATCAAGCCCTGTTCCATCAGGCTGTGCAACAAGTCAGCATTGACTTGTTTGATCTGCCCCACCAAGCCCAGCTTCTTGTGTTCCGCCACTGGTTCTGCCTCAAGCAGATCACCATCCACTCCACTTAACCCAATGGCGGCAGCACCGGCCTGTTTCAATTTTCGTACCACCTGCTTGTTCAGTTTACCGCTCAGCACCATTTCCACCGTGTTCAGCACTTTGGGCGTGGTTACACGTAAACCATTAACAAAAGAGGAAGGAATGTTTAGCACTTTCAGCAAAGAGGAAATGGCCGGTCCTCCGCCATGGACAATCACCGGCCGCCACGAGCCGCCTTTTTGCAGATTGGCTATCTGTTTAAAAAACGAATCAGGCAATGTTTCAAACACACTTCCACCGCACTTAATCACCACATATTGCACGTCCTCTGCTCCTCTCCACACCTACGTTCGGTACAAAGCATTAATTTTGATATAATCGTAAGTCAAGTCACAGCCCCAAGCCGTCGCTTTTCCATCTCCCTGGTTCAGATTCACCTCGATGGTGACTGTCTCTTCTCCCAGGGCA
This window contains:
- a CDS encoding 2-oxoacid:acceptor oxidoreductase subunit alpha, with the translated sequence MKTEITFKIGGQQGEGIDSTGEVLAVTLMQQGYQIASYKHFASRIKGGHTYYHIRASCDKVYYWGDTTDILVALDQESYEHNISAMSAGGYVLMATNQEEKVAEADGCTVLYVNFTRLAEELGNKIIRNMVALGAAAYLMGLHYELFKPLVEKKFLRKGQALVDLNISALKAGYEHVQQLGLSPFQLAPVQSQDQALLSGNEAFAFGAIAAGCRFLSAYPITPASEIMEYMKSHLPKVGGVAVQAEDELAGILMAIGAGYAGVRALTSTSGPGFSLKTEAIGLAGISETPVVIVNSQRGGPGTGLPTKYEQGDLNTMLYAGHGDIPRIVLAPSTVEECLTMASLAFNLAERYQCPVIVALDLVLSLNKQTCPDFRAEHFEPIDRGKLLSEAELEALGEFHFKRYRLTEDGISPRAIPGQRGGVHPANSNEHSETGHITELPEMRQAMMNKRLGKLTQFKMRGYEFIGGEERSVQTLFVGFGSTRGVLTEVVKDLQDQGEDAGLAHIKVLYPFQAEGLSELARQAEKIVVVENNWSGQLAGLLAKELQIGHKIHKICKADGDPFTKADIMQHYHQLVKEVV
- a CDS encoding DMT family transporter; protein product: MKTETQSYWKIYLLMLFVPLFWGGTFPAAQHVITEIPPITAAAIRFGTAGLILLFISLYRSEWNFKEIKQRWAGLLLMALTGIFAYNTFFFFALNYTSAINGSLIMATTPVFMTLGAVLFLKEPWHLRLGIGLLLSLTGVLLVVTQGSQRTLLSLSFNVGDLLFIMALVSWVVHGLIGKVVMRGTPPLLTTTFTTIVGSVGLFIWSVFEGGWKSVPLMSVQAWLEMMYMIIFATVAAFFLWNKGVHDIGASQASMFMNLVPINASWIAVALYGSTITWKQMIGMLMVITSVFLVAVSTNIHSPEKEPKKLTSA
- a CDS encoding GntR family transcriptional regulator, producing the protein MPIPKDYRSPIQMTAKEKAFNQLQRWIIDGTLEPGEKLYDAEIAEALGISRTPVREALQLLEAQGFVKMHRGRETKVTEVSKEDVLKIYPPLATLQALAAEEAVNVIQEKQIEELKDLNKLYEQAIHSGQPYQAMEIDEAFHHLIVDTADNPYISDFIAILQLHSRRFKYIFLKQPSASTSSSIKEHELIIGALEERDKEKAALAMRQNWLRPMNEVYRLVSS
- a CDS encoding acetylornithine transaminase is translated as MVKPANTAHDSAQSGQRDVQRPLMQVYQRFPLSIVRGEGSYVWDEQGERYLDFTSGLAVCNLGHVPPVIKEAVQNQLDMLWHCSNLYHIPVQEQLAQALADYSCADQVFFCNSGAEANEAAIKLARKYAKQVKKTEKYEIVTFKQSFHGRTLATLTATGQEKVQQDFDPLPAGFRYLPYNDLNALEEVAGEHTCAVLLELVQGEGGVVPANPEWVQALAHLCQEHQLLFMVDEVQTGMGRTGTLFAYEQYGIEPDVITLAKGLGSGFPIGALLAKAHVAQAFTPGSHGSTFGGNPLAASAGLATLTEMLKPSFLPGVQELAQYLSDGLTVLAKSKPAIKEVRGKGLLQGILVAEGQAKAVVDAARDKKVLLLLAGPDVVRILPPLTTSTAEIDHMLNVLEECV
- the argB gene encoding acetylglutamate kinase; translated protein: MQYVVIKCGGSVFETLPDSFFKQIANLQKGGSWRPVIVHGGGPAISSLLKVLNIPSSFVNGLRVTTPKVLNTVEMVLSGKLNKQVVRKLKQAGAAAIGLSGVDGDLLEAEPVAEHKKLGLVGQIKQVNADLLHSLMEQGLIPVISPISIDQQGQHYNVNADIAAAAVAATLKAALCFVSDIPGIYVGEGEGSHVLETATKAQLEQLIEEQVITGGMVPKVQAALSALSQHVPEVVILNGKDERALLDFCQGQSVGTKIVMEGAVVHG